From Brassica oleracea var. oleracea cultivar TO1000 chromosome C3, BOL, whole genome shotgun sequence, a single genomic window includes:
- the LOC106333851 gene encoding uncharacterized protein LOC106333851, giving the protein MSISHAHPLLLPLLVSLFFLPAVLGGNNFRTCNGSYENYRVNVETVKISPYPVTRSGNADITITGYTARIPDGSVVELTIAKASAGDPKTSSIKTYNLCDKVRCPIRPGRFSFTLSKIFSNEELKGRIYVITVRIKDAKDTSMCVVFLCWVTDDGSTSLIRQAATMMELE; this is encoded by the exons ATGTCGATATCCCACGCCCATCCTTTGCTTCTTCCTCTCCTTGTATCACTCTTTTTCTTGCCTGCTGTTTTGGGCGGAAATAACTTCAGAACGTGCAATG GAAGTTATGAAAACTATCGCGTTAATGTCGAGACTGTGAAGATCTCCCCATACCCGGTTACCCGTAGCGGTAATGCAGACATTACAATAACCGGTTATACAGCCAGAATCCCTGATGGTTCAGTTGTAGAACTCACCATTGCGAAAGCCTCCGCCGGCGACCCTAAAACTTCCAGTATTAAAACCTACAACTTGTGTGATAAAGTGAGGTGCCCCATCAGACCTGGCCGCTTTTCGTTTACTTTATCTAAAATATTCAGTAACGAGGAGCTAAAAGGA AGGATATATGTTATTACAGTACGCATCAAGGATGCGAAAGACACAAGTATGTGCGTTGTGTTCCTTTGTTGGGTTACCGATGATGGTAGTACGTCTCTTATTAGGCAAGCTGCTACGATGATGGAGCTTGAATAA
- the LOC106334197 gene encoding uncharacterized protein LOC106334197, which translates to MAISHVKPLLLSLLVSLFFLPSALGGTDFHNCNPLRDYPVKVKTVEISPDPVKISTNGNITITGSTSVDIPDGATVNLDLRFPEPISKRSYSLCDIVACPVAAGPIVLNFLNVFTQQELIPWGYFVLISITEKHREDPMMCVSFRCMITREQTSLL; encoded by the exons ATGGCGATATCCCACGTCAAGCCTTTGCTTCTTTCTCTCCTTGTGTCACTCTTTTTCTTGCCTTCTGCTTTGGGCGGAACCGATTTCCATAACTGCAATC CCCTTCGTGATTATCCCGTTAAAGTCAAGACTGTCGAGATATCTCCAGACCCGGTTAAGATTAGCACTAATGGAAACATTACGATAACCGGTTCTACAA GCGTAGATATCCCTGATGGAGCAACTGTAAATCTCGACCTTAGGTTTCCCGAGCCTATATCTAAAAGAAGCTACTCTTTATGTGATATAGTGGCGTGCCCTGTTGCAGCTGGGCCCATTGTGCTTAATTTTTTAAATGTATTCACTCAGCAAGAACTTATACCA TGGGGATATTTTGTTTTAATAAGCATTACCGAGAAGCACCGGGAAGACCCAATGATGTGCGTCTCCTTCCGTTGTATGATTACACGTGAACAAACGTCTCTCCTTTAG